The sequence TCTAGAGTAAGAGACAGCAAGGTCCCTTTCCCGCCATGCAAATATTCCCCCTTCCCGCCCTATACCTAAAGACTTGACCTtccccatacacacactcatACTAGGAGAGGGACGGTCTTGTGGTTAGTATTCAGGCCTAGGAGGCTGGAGATCTCGGCTctcattctgactctgccactgaatccGTATGCACAGTcacttccccgctctgtgcctcagtttcccgatcACTCTAAGATGGGATAAAAATTATGCAGACCTGTCCCACCCCTTACAGGCTCATTTGCGAGGCACCTAGGCCCAgatctttaggctcctaaatagctttaactcccattggaatcactgggagttgggctcctaaatacttttgaggatccaGACCATTGATAATATGGtgctttttaagccaatctcatgattttcggGCACCTGCCTCAGGATctttgaatgcttggggctgACTGTGAGGGGAGAGGCCTGGAAATGCCCATAGCCACTGAAGCTAAGATCAGGCAATGGGAGTGACAGGAGGTGTAAAGAAATGGCAGTGAAACCAGTTTCTCCAGCAAAGGAGCATCCAGCCCTATGGAGACATGTTTATAGCCTGTCCTGATTGGTTCCTGGAATAGCTCTCTGGGCAGAGCAGTTCCGGTTTTACTGGGAGTGCTCCCAAATGCatgagctgatgggggggggggggggggggcggtgtccTCACTCATCCATGGACAGACCAGTGATTCACTTTCTTTCCCAGCTAACaccaaactccccccccccccagataccTTCAAACCAGGACACTCTCCACCCCCGGCTGGTTCCTTCTCCCATCTCAGTCGGGTTGGTTGCCAGGAGGCAGGAGTTACTTACTGTGACAGTTTTTATTCGGCCCAATCGTCGAGTGCAGCTCCAGCCTGAACGATTTATTAACAAAGTGCACTGCTCCCCTTCGGCACAGGGCTCCATCCCGCACCACTGCTTACTGGCAATGAGCTGAGCTGCCACATAGAGCGGGGGAGGTCACGGAGCATGGGGAGGGAGAAATTCGAAGGGTTATgaaaagagggaaagagagaggtagGGTACAAAGGGGAAAAAGATGGGTGTATATAGGGATGGATAGAAAGGGGGGGTGTGTGTATATAGGGATGGAGAGAGATGTATATGAGGATGGATGGATAAACAGATGGGTTTATATTGAGATGGATGGTTAGAAAGGTATATATAGGGATGGATATAATATTGGGATGGAGAGACagatgtgtatggggatggatgaatAGACAGATGTGTATATAcagagatggatggatagatagatgggtgtATATAGAAATGGAGAGACACatatgtatggggatggatagatgggtgtATATATAGCGATGGATGGATACATAAATGGGTGTATATAGggatggatggacagaaaggTGTATATAGGGATGGACAGACGAATATAtagagatggatggatagatagaggtgtgtgtatatagatgTGGAGAGACAGatatgtatggggatggatggataggtgTGTGTATATAGACATGGAGAGACAGATATGTATGAGGATAGATGTGTATatagagggatggatggatagatgggtgtGTATATAGATGTGGAGAGACAGacatgtatggggatggatggatagacagatgtGTATatagagggatggatggataggtgtatgtgtatatagacagagagacagatatgtacagggatggatggatagatgggtgtATATAGACATGGACAGGCAGatatgtatggggatggatggatagatgggtgtGTATAGGGAAAGAAAGATGGGTATATATAAGGAGGGATGGATGTATATATGGATGGATAGGTAGATATGAATGGCGAGAGAGAGGGCACAAGATTAAACAGGAACAAATAAGGAAAGTAAAATCAAAGGGAGTAGAAAGAAGGGTTGAGTTATCCAAAACAAGGAGACCAGGAGATAAAATAAGagtaaaataaaatgtgtcaaaggggcagaggagaaagggagagagaattgaGGCCGTCAGGGACAGTTTATGCAGAACGTTACAATCTGTATCATTGTAGCACCTACCAACAGTAGATAACAGCCGTCTGCAAGCCGGAGGCTTGGAGCAGCCTCTCGTGTTCCCCACACGTAGGGACACCTGCCACCTGTGAGGGACACATTCCCTACACAGAGCAACCTGAGatgacatgtccctccctcaccaGGGCGCCACGTGGCCCCTGACACCTGCAGGACATAGCAACGCTCCCGCCCGGCAAGGCTTCCGGCAGGCACCGAAAGGATCAGTGTGGCTTTCTCTGCAGAACTCTGCCCAGCATGGCTCCTGCCTCCCTGCACTCATGCAGTGCCTGGGAGTGGAGAGGAGTTCGCTTGTGAAGCTGGACTTCCCAGAgttcagagccagattttcaagggctcagcacccacaaacaggccagattttccaaagagctttgCACCCCCACTTCCCCATGCTGAGGGGGTTCTTCTCCTCCCTTGCCCCCCACCTTGCTACCAACAGATATAAACCCTGATACAGCTGGACGTTGCTGGACCATGAGTGTTCTCAATGAGCAGGTGCGTGTGTGTCACCGTGGACCCCAGCCAGGACAGTTTGACTGTGTGTCATGTCACCTGTACAGTTAGCTGCTCCCAGTGATAATAGGGGCCTGTGTttccggggcaggcagggaggctgGAATGATTTGTagagttgggggcaggggctgagtcATTGAACTAAACAGTAAACCCTacatgtgatggaaaccacttcaagccagggggtgcggccctgcccctagtttcagcacctctgggagcaggaggatctgagttCTGTGGCTGCTGTCACCATAAAGTCCCAAGTGACCATGGTGAACCAAGAAGCCACAGGCAGCCCCATGGCCCTGGCCCGTAGTTCTCTGGAGCAGTCAGAGCTCTCTTACCATCCACGCAGGCAGGTTTTGCCCTCATTGTGCCCGCGACTTGGCCTCTCCTGCAGGCACAGCGTGCTGTCTGCCGGGCAATCATcctcctggggtggctgaggtcTCTGTTCAGTGCCGTAATCTCACACATCCCCACCTCCAGCTCCTTGCCTGCAATGAGACAAGGGGACATCCAGCAGCCGCTGCGCAGTCAGAGTGTCGAGGCAGGGCACAGCCCTAGTAGCAAGAACAGGGAGGTGGGAGTCAGGGCGGCTGGGTCCTATGCTctactctgtcactgacttgctgtgtattCTGGGCCAACAGAATCAAAAGAAGCcactgatttttgggtgcctctATATCTTGGGAGCCCAACCAGAGCCAGctagggcctggttttcagaggggcTAACAGCCTGATGCTCCCACGGTGAAAGGAACTAAACCCCTCAGAAGTACAATTCCAGCAGTCCctgttgagttcagtggaagCGGTTCCTCCATAGGACTGGAGCCTGAGTCAGGACAACTCTGGAGATGGCCCAATCTAGAGAAAACGCTTTTCAcctccctcctggccaggcacTGAGCACCTTCCCTTAGCTCCTTTCCTGGCCCGTGGGGCCTGGGAGTGGCTTACAACATAAGCAGGGTCTTTCTCccaaggggaggagggggagtcgTTCGAACAGCTCTACAGTGATCCCTTAGCACCTCTGTGCAGGGGGAGGGCTGGTAACATGGGGACGGGAAGGCAAAGCCAGCAGGCTGGGTGCACACTGAGCCAAACTGCAGCAGCCGGCAAGGCTCAGAAGGTCTCCAATCCAGCCCAGCATAGGGCAAGGCCCAGTCTGCCTGGCCTGAGGAGACTCCTCGGTACCTAAAGCCGCCCTTCCTCCGCCCTTTGATCTATAAAGGGAGCGTGAGTGAATCCCACAGACAGGAAGGCTGGGCTGCATGCAAGACAGTCTGGGCTTCCTTGCTCTAAGGGGAAGGCTGCACTCAGCCGGAGCACGCCTCCTCGTGCTCAGCCCGGAGCGTTCCCCTGTAGCTGAGCACAGGGTCTGCGCCTGTCCTTGTTAACATTTTGGTCCCGGGGAAACGGATGTCAACCCATGAATGCCGCCAGGCAGGTGGGTGAGAGGCAGCCGCACGTGAGCGGCATTATCTCAGAGCTTCGTCCGGCTCCCCTTGCGCGCTCTCTCTGCAGCCTGTGacaaggggcaggggcaggccggCCGGCAGTCCAACATGGCCCAACGCAGGGTGTTTAAAGGGTTCGGGTAGTTCGGCAGCACGCTGCCACCCGCAGCTCATGGTGGGAGCTGAAACCCTCAACGCTTGCTCTTTAGCCCAACACAACCCCCCGTTCTGggtctgtttcccctccctgttgcactggtgtaactctgacttcagtggggttactcctggtttacacggGTGTAAGCAAGAAGAGAATCAAGTCCACTGTAAACCTGGGGCAGGATTCTGCTCTCGCGTAGGGCTCAATTCAAAGCCCTGTGACCTAAACagccactggcttcagtgggctttggatcgggGCTCAGAGATCCAGTGTACATtcactgggcctgatccttccCTCCTGCCACTTTTACGCTGCTGGAAGCCCACAAactgcagtggagttactccagatttccaCCAGGGGATGTGAGAGCAGCATCCGgccttcagtggatttacactgctgtacctgagatcagaatctggcccctggtATCCAACAGGCATAACAGGGTTCCCAAAACTCTTTCCGTTCCAGTGATCTAAGCTGTTCTGACTAATGCGGGGTTAGGAAACCCCTTCCCTTTAAATGTATGGataatttaactgggaattggtcctgtttcgagcagggggttggactagatgaccttcaggggtcccttccaaccctgatattttatgattctatggttaCAAACAGGAGAACATGGCAAGACCTCTTACACAGCAATGTGACTGATTCTGCCAAGGCCCCTTTAACGCCTCGCAAGCACAGTCTGCAGCTGTGGCATCTCTCTATTTCTGACAGTCCTGCTCCTTCAAATGAGGGGGGAAAACCCCACCTGTTGCTGTTTGCCCTATTAGctgaataaaaacattttttgcttcccatcatatttttttccaaattgcACAGATGAAAAGATATGAGGTCACTGGGATTTATATGGAAGGATTTGGCAGCCTTTTCCTATTTATTTGGCCTGTAATATATAAATTCAATCTGGACTCTCCCAGAGTAAGCGATTTGTTATCTGAGTAAGTAGATGTGGGTGGGTAAGATGTTTCAATTAGAATGGCATTCGTTAGGTATGACTTGCCTCCGAGTGTGTTGTTTTATGCCTTTGTTTTGATTAATTAGGACCCGGTCCTTTATTCCTCATGACAGTcgtaccactgaagtcagtggggaacCTCCTGATGAGGAAGgattccaggatcaggcccttcatttgGGCACGTCTACACAGCacacaaaaaaccaaccaaccctgCGGCAAGGAGTCTCAGAGCACGGATCAAATGACTCAGGCTCCCAAGGCTGGcactgcggggctaaaaatagccgtgtagacatctgggctcagactggagtTGCGGCTGTGAAACCTGGTGAGCAGGGAGGGTCTTGGAGCCGGGGCTCCAGCCTGAccatctacatggctatttttagccctgcagcatgagcccaagtctgttgatcTGGGTTCTGAGACTCGGTGGGTTTATTTTTTGCTATGAGTAGatggtttgtttggggggggggtgttgtgggGTTTTCTGGTTGACTTTTTAAACTTTGGGAAGCTAGCTATCAGGAGGAATGAGGAGGTGCAGTGGTCAGGGCTTTGTCCAGGGACCCAGGACAtttgggaccttgggcaagtcacttaggcccagatcctcaaaggtatttaggcacctaattcccactgacttcaatgggagttaggctctgATCTTTACGTgtcttagtttctctgtgccttgattccccatctgcacaatggggatagtagcagtgccctacctcccaggggcgtgaggataaacacattaaagatggTGACGCACTCTGAGATCTACTGTTGAAaggtgtgtgacaaagttcctgctctaccttggtgggtcttgcgcttattggcggatttgctcgccttggagcttcacggcagccctcagattagccgtttttctgaacccacagtccaggtcgactcctcctgtgtctgaccaggagttgggaggatttggggggaacccaggcctaccctctattctgggttccagcccagggccctgtggaatgcagctgtctagagtgcctcctggaacagctgtgtgacagctacaactccctgggctacttcccccatggcctcctcccaacaccttctttatcctcaccataggaccttcctcctggtgtctgataatgcttgtacacctcagtacTCCAACAGTGTGCATTCTTAcactcagctcctagtgcctcttgctcccagctcctcacacgcacaccacaaacttgaagtgagttcctttttaaaacttAGGCGCCCTGATTAGcatgccttaattgattctagcagcttcttgattggcttcaggtgttctaatcagcctgtcttaattgtctccagaaggttccttattgttctggaaccttccctgttaccttacccagggaaaagggacctacttagcctggggctaatatatctgacttctattactctcctatagccatctggcccaactcTGTCACAAGTGCTACAGAAGAGCAAGATATGATTATTCAAAGAGTGTGAGGCAGTTGGATGTTATGGTGATgcgggccatgtaagtacctacaATAGCTAGAGATGGGTCtcaactgggattatttaatctgcagaagagaagaatgaggggggatttgataactgctttcaactacctgaaagggggttccaaagaggatggatctaggctgttctcagtggtagcagatgacagaacgaggagcaatggtctcaagttgcagtgggggaggtttagattgcatattaggaaaaactttttcactaggacagtggtgaagcactggaatgggttacttagggaggtggtggaatctccttccttagaagtttttaaggtcaggcttgacaaagccctggctgggatgatttagttggggataggccctgctttgagcagggggttggactagatgacctcctgaggtcccttccaatcctaagATTCTATAATTCAGTTCCCAAGCATTTGGGGCGACTGTGTCGAAAGCAAGAGCTAAACTCTGATCCAAATGGGCTGTCTGTGGAATGGACCGAACCAGTGAACTGTCAAATCTTAACACCTCCAAGCGCTGGAGCTGAATTCTAGACCCAAAAGCAGATCTGGGTCATcaggaaatacaaaaaaaaaaacccattgaaaatattttctaaatatgGTTACACTTCAATAATAACCTTCAGCAATTTGGGGACCTATCctacaaagtgctgagcatcttcagCTCCTGCTCAAGTGAACAGGAGTTGGGCACTTGCCAcatcacagaatcaggcccttaattcaTAGTAAACGGAGGGCAAAACGTTACAAAGCTTTCAGAACTTCTTTGATTCTTAAATCTATGGTCCCCATCTGGCCTCACATAACAATAGTGTCTGAGCGTCTCACagccttttaatgtatttatccttagtcttttttctttttttaattgatcTGAAAATATAGCCACTTCTTTCTTCAGCAATAGCTTTGCCCTGCAGTCCTGCTGAGTAACTGGGATGTGACTGCTTTTGTTAGTCTTGTGTGGCCCGCTGGCTGGAGCTTCCCTGTTGTCCTGACGAATGCTGAGGtggctcctgctcccactaaCGGGAGTAAAACAGGAGGGACTCAATTGAAGACAAGTGAGGAAGGCCTGGAGAGCTTGATTGGACTCACTGTCTTGTCTCTTCCAGCCCCACCCAGCGCTTCTTCCGGATGAAAGCCAGCCAAAAACCTACAATGCTATACCTGTGCCAGGCTCTCTGCACAACGGTGAGTTTCCGGATTCCTGGACAGCCTGTCTCACCAGTGCAGCCACATTTCCACAGAGCAAGTGCCCTGCCCCTCAGGGCAGACTCTCTAGATTGATGTGATCAGGCCTGACTCTCTTAAATGCTCCAGCTGGCCAGAAACCCCTGTGGGCCTGTGCTCTTCTCCACCTGCCTCTCCCCTGAACTGCAGGCTGCTTGGTTTCAATGCTGGGCCCAGTTTGAAACGTGCCGGGGTCAGGCACTGTGGAATTCACTCTGCTTGGAGCTCCGGATGAGACTTGAAGACATGAAGCAGTGTCTCTTTGGACCAGCCTCCTGCTCAAGGGAATAAGCCATCCAGCTCAGACTGTATGCCTGTCCACTGCCTGGATGCTCAAGTGTTAGAGCAATTGCCATGGATGGATAGATAACTAGCTAGCATGGTTTTCAAACACACATTGACTCCATCCACTCCCATCAGCTAAATCGGCTTAGAAACCAGTTTAGCTGGAACCATTATTCAAGCCAAGTTTACTCCCAGTTCCGTTTAACAGAGAGACTGTGTCATGGATGCCTCCCCTACCATCTGTGCTTCTGAGGTCTGGATGGACACCCAGCCTTCTACCAAGCCCTGGGAGCTATGTACATACAGTTCCCAATGCTGCAAAAGGCTTTCAGTACAGCTGTGGGGTGAAATGGTGCTCCAGAGGAAAGTCAGTGGCTAAACACCTGCTGAGTTCAATGGACCCAGGCTATTAAACTTGGCATTTAAAGTGGAAGAGCGGGGGAGTTCATCCCCTGGAAGTTCAGGGTAACTGAGTCAACATTGGTTTTAAATGCCCATCAAAGGCAACACTGACAAATGCCAATGGACAGCTGCAGTTTGCACTTGGCTATGAATCCAAAGCCTCCATTCCTTGGGGCAATTATTTAACACACCGCTATCCCTCTCATTACATTGAGATGAATTGTGTGCCTGGCATTCAGTGTTCCTAGATTTAAAACAGCCAGGCTCCTGCTTCTAGCTCCTCTCAATCAGCCCCTTGAAAATAGCACTGAAGAGACAGGGCGTTTTCTTCTCCTCTCCTCGGGTGACAAAAGCGAGACGTCTTCAGGAGCCCCAGTCTGTATTAGACAGAGAAAAGCACCACGTGGAGAGAGACAGGAGCAGGAAAAATTCACTGGGCTGAGATGTGCACCCCATGGACCATTCCTAAGTGATGGGTCAATGACACTGACCGTCCCTCGTCAttaccaaatttttaaaaaattcacagaCCAGTCACCAGGGAGAATCTGTTAAAAAGGGAGTCTGTGGATGAGTATTAGgggcttcagccatcattcccaGCCTCTGCTGGGTGCAGGCAGGGTCACTGCTGAAGATGCAACCCTACAGGCTGCT comes from Lepidochelys kempii isolate rLepKem1 chromosome 21, rLepKem1.hap2, whole genome shotgun sequence and encodes:
- the LOC140901180 gene encoding chemokine-like protein TAFA-5 isoform X2, yielding MLAGWRELSAGIGATLCFLLFFWLLYSQPPKEGKELEVGMCEITALNRDLSHPRRMIARQTARCACRRGQVAGTMRAKPACVDAQLIASKQWCGMEPCAEGEQCTLLINRSGWSCTRRLGRIKTVTVS
- the LOC140901180 gene encoding chemokine-like protein TAFA-5 isoform X1, with amino-acid sequence MQRSCPEIRAPFGPRRAAEAFGPQREAGWTGCIFWLLSPAGRHWALEKTQPAVGKELEVGMCEITALNRDLSHPRRMIARQTARCACRRGQVAGTMRAKPACVDAQLIASKQWCGMEPCAEGEQCTLLINRSGWSCTRRLGRIKTVTVS